A window of the Ostrea edulis chromosome 1, xbOstEdul1.1, whole genome shotgun sequence genome harbors these coding sequences:
- the LOC125679632 gene encoding gamma-aminobutyric acid receptor-associated protein isoform X2 gives MKWEYKEEHPFEKRRAEGEKIRKKYPDRVPVIVEKAPKARVGDLDKKKYLVPSDLTVGQFYFLIRKRIHLRPEDALFFFVNNVIPPTSATMGSLYQEHHEEDFFLYIAYSDESVYGA, from the exons ATGAAGTGGGAATACAAAGAAGAACATCCTTTTGAGAAGAGAAGAGCAGAGGGGGAGAAAATAAGGAAGAAGTATCCCGACAGAGTGCCT GTCATTGTTGAAAAGGCACCAAAGGCTCGTGTTGGAGATTTggacaagaaaaaatatttagttCCCTCAGACTTAACTGTTGGACAGTTCTATTTCTTGATCCGAAAAAGAATTCACTTGAGACCCGAGGATGCCCTGTTTTTCTTTGTGAACAATGTCATTCCACCAACCAGTGCCACAATGGGATCACTGTATCAG GAACATCATGAAGAGGACTTCTTTTTGTACATTGCATACAGTGATGAAAGTGTTTACGGTGCATAA
- the LOC125679632 gene encoding gamma-aminobutyric acid receptor-associated protein isoform X1, whose translation MKWEYKEEHPFEKRRAEGEKIRKKYPDRVPVIVEKAPKARVGDLDKKKYLVPSDLTVGQFYFLIRKRIHLRPEDALFFFVNNVIPPTSATMGSLYQVFFFIVSSILNFLSFHYTLMGKVFKIYQKVLIKSTRQF comes from the exons ATGAAGTGGGAATACAAAGAAGAACATCCTTTTGAGAAGAGAAGAGCAGAGGGGGAGAAAATAAGGAAGAAGTATCCCGACAGAGTGCCT GTCATTGTTGAAAAGGCACCAAAGGCTCGTGTTGGAGATTTggacaagaaaaaatatttagttCCCTCAGACTTAACTGTTGGACAGTTCTATTTCTTGATCCGAAAAAGAATTCACTTGAGACCCGAGGATGCCCTGTTTTTCTTTGTGAACAATGTCATTCCACCAACCAGTGCCACAATGGGATCACTGTATCAGGTATTCTTTTTCATTGTTTCATCCATTCTCAATTTCTTATCTTTCCATTATACGTTGATGGGTaaggtttttaaaatttacCAGAAAGTCCTAATCAAGTCGACTAGGCAATTTTAG